The genomic interval CGACCGCTCGATCAGATCCCAGCCCAGCCCGGCATACCTGTAAATGCCAAGCGGAGCGCGCTCGCTCTATGGACAGCCGTTCGTCGGGGGGACGACGGGCAGGTATGGCGGTGCTCATGGGGGAACATATATGCAAGGCATATTGTTGCGCAACTGATTACATTGCGCAACCGATTATGTTGCAGTGGGGCGTGTCGCAGCGCAAGATGAGCTCTCGGGACAGGGCTACACACTAGCCCACGTCGAACGATATGCCTTGGGCCAGCGGCAGCTCGGTGCTCCAATTCACCGTATTCGTCTGCCGACGCATGTACGCTTTCCACGCGTCCGAGCCGGACTCACGTCCACCACCGGTCTCCTTCTCACCACCGAACGCGCCACCGATCTCGGCACCTGAGGTGCCGATGTTCACGTTGGCGATGCCGCAGTCCGAGCCACGGTGCGAGAGGAAATACTCGGCCTCGCGGAAGTTGTCCGTGAAGATCGAGGAGGAGAGCCCCTGCGGAACGTCGTTGTGCATATCGAGTGCCTCGTCCATTTGTGCGACTGCCTCGGCCGGTGTCACGTCGGCCGAGCCGTACTCGATGATGTAGAGGATGGGCGCGAACGTCTCGTCCTGAACGATCTGGTACTGGTTCTGCGCCGCTGCGATGCAAGGCGTGACATACAACCCGCCCGGGTATTCGTCGCCCTCTAGGCACTCGCCGCCGTAAAGGATCTCGCCCCCCTCATCCTGGACCTTCTGACGTGCCGCCAGGAGGTCGTCGACGGCCTGCGCGTTGACGAGGGGGCCCATGAGCGTGTCGTCATGGAGTGGGTTGCCGATTCTTACACCCTCGTACGCGTTCACGAGGCGGGTGACGAGCTCGTCGCGAACCGAGCGGTGCACGATGATTCGACGCGTGCTGGTGCAGCGCTGGCCCGCCGTGCCGACCGAGCCGAAGAGGATCGCCGGCAGCGCGAGATCCAAGTTCGCATGCGCCGTCACGATGATGGCGTTGTTGCCGCCGAGCTCGAGGATTGTGCGCCCGAGTCGCTTCCCGACCACCTCGCCCACGCGCTTGCCGACGGCGCACGAACCTGTCGCTGAGACGAGCGGGATGCGTTTGTCGTGGAGGAGTCGGTCGCCCACCGTCGAGCCCTTGCCGACCGTGAGCGAGAAGATCGCAGGATCGACGTCGTTTTCCACGCACACTTCGGCGGCGATCTTCGTGACCGCGATCGCAGTGAGGGGCGTGCCCGAAGCCGGCTTCCACACCGTGGAGTCACCGCACACGGCCGCGAGCGCCGCGTTCCAGCTCCACACCGCCACGGGGAAGTTGAATGCGCTGATCACCCCGACGACCCCGAGCGGATGCCACTGCTCGCGCATGTGGTGGTCGGGCCGTTCGCTCGTCATGGTGAGGCCATAGAGCTGACGGGAGAGACCCACCGCGAAGTCGCAGATGTCGATCATCTCCTGGACCTCGCCCTGACCCTCAGCTTTGATCTTTCCCATCTCGAGGGTGACGAGCTCGCCGAGCGTCTGCTTTTTCTCGCGCAGCTTGTTGCCGAGCTGGCGTACGATCTCTCCGCGCCTCGGAGCCGGCACTTTGCGCCACTCGAGGAATGCCGCGTATGCCTCGTCGACGATCACGTCGTACTCGTGCTCGGTGACCTGCTGAACCGTCGCGAGGCGGGAGCCATCGATGGGCGAGTAGACCTCGAGATCCGGCCCGGATCCTACCCATTCGCCGGCGAATCCACCGGGGTTCACTTCTCCGATACCGAGTGCGGAGAGAATCTCGTCCCTGGTCATGACCGGACCGTCCTGACCAACCGAACATTTCCGCGCCCGAACAGCTTCTGCAGCGCCTCTAGCGTCTCTGCGTTCGGGGCCACGCGAAGCGAGCGCGACCGTAGCCGCGGGGCGGGCTCACCGTTGTCGCTGCCCACCAGGACCCAGACCGGCGAGGGGCCAGGGTGTTCCATGAGAACCTGCTTCGCCCGTTCGAATGCCTCCACCGCGACGTCGGACCCCAGCTCCAACTCGATCTGCACGGCGAGCTCGCCGGCGTCCGTGACCTGCTCGAGGAGCCGCGCGGAGTCGAGGAAGATTGGTGGATCCTCTTCGTCGCGCTCCCGCCCGCTCACCTTGCCGGAGAGGAGGAGCACGGCATCCTGGACGAGGACCTCCTTGTACGTCTGCCACACGTCGCGGAAGGCGAGCACCGTGGCGGTTCCGTGGAAGTCCTCCACGGTGATCTTCCCCCACTCCGAGTTGTCGCGCCGGGAGATCTGCCGGCTGACCGACGTGACCACGCACGGCAGGTCGACCGGCTGCCCGAGTTGA from Gemmatimonadota bacterium carries:
- a CDS encoding aldehyde dehydrogenase family protein produces the protein MTRDEILSALGIGEVNPGGFAGEWVGSGPDLEVYSPIDGSRLATVQQVTEHEYDVIVDEAYAAFLEWRKVPAPRRGEIVRQLGNKLREKKQTLGELVTLEMGKIKAEGQGEVQEMIDICDFAVGLSRQLYGLTMTSERPDHHMREQWHPLGVVGVISAFNFPVAVWSWNAALAAVCGDSTVWKPASGTPLTAIAVTKIAAEVCVENDVDPAIFSLTVGKGSTVGDRLLHDKRIPLVSATGSCAVGKRVGEVVGKRLGRTILELGGNNAIIVTAHANLDLALPAILFGSVGTAGQRCTSTRRIIVHRSVRDELVTRLVNAYEGVRIGNPLHDDTLMGPLVNAQAVDDLLAARQKVQDEGGEILYGGECLEGDEYPGGLYVTPCIAAAQNQYQIVQDETFAPILYIIEYGSADVTPAEAVAQMDEALDMHNDVPQGLSSSIFTDNFREAEYFLSHRGSDCGIANVNIGTSGAEIGGAFGGEKETGGGRESGSDAWKAYMRRQTNTVNWSTELPLAQGISFDVG